In a single window of the Salmo trutta chromosome 21, fSalTru1.1, whole genome shotgun sequence genome:
- the LOC115156821 gene encoding quinone oxidoreductase-like yields MCPGLWRLLEMGSNLQAGDRVFTTATETGRYAEYTAVSDDLVPRLPDSLDYKQGAAIGNPYFTAYRALFYKAHAKAGETVLIHGASGGVGVAACQMALGLRVLGTAGTPEGLKLVLKNGAHID; encoded by the exons ATGTGTCCAGGGTTGTGGAGGCTGTTGGAGATGGGGTCCAACTTACAG GCTGGTGACCGTGTGTTCACCACGGCCACAGAGACAGGAAGGTATGCAGAATACACCGCTGTGTCTGATGACCTTGTCCCCCGGCTGCCAGACTCCTTAGACTACAAACAGGGAGCTGCCATTGGGAACCCCTACTTCACAGCATACAGAGCTCTCTTCTATAA AGCACATGCTAAAGCAGGCGAGACAGTACTCATCCATGGAGCCAGCGGCGGG GTGGGGGTGGCAGCGTGTCAGATGGCCTTGGGTCTGAGGGTCCTGGGGACAGCAGGGACCCCAGAGGGACTGAAGCTTGTCCTGAAGAACGGAGctcacatagactga